The DNA sequence CGCTGACCACCGGTTTGCCTGCCATGTCTTTGTGTCCGAGGAGTCCACCAAAGCCCTGGCAGAATCCGTGGGGTacgcccgtgtgtgtgtgtcctgccTAGCACCCGCCCTAGAGCAAGCCCCAGCCTTGGGCCCCAGAGCACACCCAAGCgccctcccagccctgcaggCCTCGTGGCCGCGAGTCGGGGCTGGGTGGTCTTGCGGGGTAGCACCCGACCATGTTGGCTTGTGGGCCCTTCCTTCAACTGCCATCTCACCCAGAAGTACAGCGTGTAGAGAGTAGAGCTGAGCAGCTCCGTGTGGGGGAGTCCGAGCCCTGCCCAGGGGACCCCGAGGCTCCAGCTGAAAAACCGTGGGTGGAGATGGTGTTCCTCCCATCACCGGTGGGTCCTGCCTCCTTCCTAGGAAAGCATTCCAGCAGTTCTACAAGCAGTTCGTGGAGTACACGTGCCCCACGGAGGACATCTACCTGGAGTAGCAGCGCTTGCCCCGCCCTCTGCATCCCCAGGGCCCGCGGGCCGCGCCAGGACAGCTGGCTGCTGACGGGACACAGCACCGCTTGAGGGGCACCCGTCACCACCAGAGGACGGGGAAGTGGGGGCCTTTGGCcgagggtgggggagggcggggTTTCTGGGGAGAGGCAAATGCAGTTTATTGTAATATATGGGACTAGATTCATCTATGGAGGACAGAGCAGGCTGCCTGGGGattgggagggggcggggctggggggtgtCAGGCCTCTGGCCAGGAAGGATACCCATCGTAGGAACAGAGGGCTCTGTCCCATCCTGGGCGTCGCTTCCCCTGCCAGGGCCTCAGGCTTTCTGGCTGTGGTTCCTGCTTTGACCAAGCCCGTGCACCTGCCGGTGcccacccaccccatccctgaCGCCCAACCCCAACCGAAGGCCCTGAGCTCAGGCTCAGCCCAGCCACCTCCCAAGGACTTCGCAGCAGGTGGGGGTGCAGTCCCTgttcccagctctgtcacttgtGGTGCCTCTCGGTGGCCGCCACACTGGCCCCTGGCACGTGTGGGGCCTCACCAGGGAAGAAGAGAGCTGCGGCAGGGCCCCGTCCCGGCAGGAAAAGGAGGCTTCCGACTGGCCCGGGCCAGCGAGGGCCTCTTGGCTGCTTTGGCTATAGCCCCAGCTTGGTCCTGTCACCTTGGCCACAACTATTAAAGTGCCATTTCCTGTCTGGACCGCAGTGGGTTGTgtctccctgccccccgccccagctggtGTCCATGCCAGGAACACCCAAGCCTTTGCTGCACAGAATAGCTTTATAAGGGGCTGTCACAGGTGTGCGTCGTAGTAATACTCAGCCATGTCTGGCCCGTCCCGCTTGCGCTGCTGGGCCCGGGAGAGGAGGGGTCGAGGCCCTCGCGGCCAGGGGTGCTTGGGTCGAACCCCATAGTCTAAGGAAGAAGAGGGTGTGGGTGGCAGGGGGACTCTGATGAGAATCACCCCAGATCGGTGCTGTTTGGGATGAAAAGACCCCGAGGCTGGACGTGGGTGCCCTCCCCTAGGGCCTGTGCCCCACATCATGGGGGCCGGGCAGGGCATGGCTGAGATACTACCATCCACTAGGCCGGAAAGTGGCTGCGAGAGTTCCAGAGGGGCTGAAAATTCTTCAGGAACAGATCGCTGAGGCCTGTGGGAGATGTTGGGGTGCTCAGCCCTGGGCCTACCGGCCACTAACCACCTCCCTGTGAAGGCTCAGGGTGGGGGACCGGGCGAGCCTCGACTCCCTGAATAATGGCACCAGCCGGTCCTccggggaggggagtgggaggcagcaCGACagagccccccacctcccagagatCCCCCAGCCCTGTGGACCCCTGATCCTCTGCCCCTGGGGCTTACCTCAGGGGCTGGGGCGGAGGAGCGCAGCTGCCAGGACGAGGTAGAGGAGGAAGAGGCTCAGCCCGGCTCTGGGATACAGAGCCCCCAGCATGGTGAGAACCATCTCCTGCTCGGGTCCTGGTCCCCGggcttctgcctgcccctcccccggcagAAGGGCGGAGCTGCTACCAACGCCCAGGGCCACCTCACAAAGGGCAGGAGTTCCAGGGCTCGGGTCAGCACCGGCTCCGCGGCGAGGCCAGAGACCTCCAGCCgaggtttggtttttgttttactgaCGCTGTCGGCCAACAGGTGCCGAACCGCGTCTTGCTCTAGTGTCACTGCCCAAGGGGTAAGGGCACAGACCTCTGGAGTCTGATCTCGGTTCAGATTCCAATCTTGCCTCTTGCGAGGTGGACATGTCACAATCGTGGCCTCCGTTTTCTCACCTGTGAGGTAAGGTACAGATCTCTGTGCCCAAGGGGCGGCACAGAGGAGAGGTCACATGGAGAGCCCCAGCCATTGccactctgcctcctccctgcctcctgctgccaCCACCCTGTGTCTCTCAGTGATGCCAGGAACGCCCCGCCAGCCAGCCGGAGAGCCCAGAGCGGGTCGTTTGGCCCTGGCCCGCTCAGAGAGGCCACTTGGGGGAGCCTGCTTTAAGAGACTTCCTCCCAGCTTCCCGAAGCTTCCAACAACCCAGTGCCAGGGTTCCACAGGCCCTGCCACCACCCCTGAGGCTGGACAGAGAGATGCGAATTAGCTGGCAAAGCCTGCAACTTGCTTCCTTCCTGGAGTGGAAGCTTCCCGAGGGTAGGGACTGGTTTGGTTCACTGCAGGGTCCCTAGCCACACGTGGCAGATGctcagtatttgttgagtgaataaatgcaATGTGATAACATGGCGACGGGCACCTCTCAGGCTGAGGCCAAGCCGTGGGTCCTTTCTTGGCTTTCTGCCCAGTCCCGTTGGTGCTGTGCGGCCCCAGCTCACTTCTGAAGCCCTGAGGCTTTAAACATGAAACTCCTGGCCCACTGTGGAGTCAGAAccggggggctgggcagggctctGCACTTGGAAACCCCGTCGCTTCTAAGACAGCAGACCTACTGGGGGTCCGGCCCCACACCCGTAACCAATGAGGTgcccaaggcccagagagggacatCCCCAGCTCCTGGTCCTCTGTAACCCCAACCCAGGGTGACAAGTGCAGGCATCTCCAGACTGTTTCTGTGTGCTGAGCCCACACACTAACAGCTCAGTGGTCCTCTCCCTTTCTGTGTCCTAGACACAGCCGTCCCTCACAAGCCCGTGTCCGTGTCCTCTGTCCTCACCACAGCTCACAGCTGCCGGGAACCAGGGGTTCTGGACACTCGGCCCAACTCAGTCCCTCGTCCCTCACCCTCCTTGCCTCTGAGATGCCATCTCCCTCTCTATCCACACCCAGTCCCAAGCCTGCCTGGGTGCCCCCTACACcctgtcctccccctccccaccacggcCTTCATCCGGCCCCATCCACTGTTGGAGGTTTCTGCCCACTGTGTCCCTGTGCCCACCCTCCAGTACTGCCTGCCAGGAGCCCCGGCACCAGGCCACTGGGgggaggtttatttatttttttaaagattattagaGCACGagcagcagggtgaggggcagagggagaagcagacccccagctgagcagggaggctgatgtgggacttgatcctgggactccgggatcacgccctgagctgaaggcaggcgcttaactgacggagccacccaggcacccctgggatgAGGTTTTAAATGGTCCCCTCTCCACTGCCTTTCAGAGGCAGGTCTGAGTTTCTTGCCCGGGCTGCGATGGGCTGTTGGGTTTGGCCCTGACCTTCCCCTCCCGctggctcctccctcccttctgccccagCAGGGGCTTGCAGTGCACAACCTCCTCGCCCAGCCGGCCTGCCGGACACTGATGCAGGGTCACCCCTGCTTGAACCAAGGCCTCCCCGACAGGTGTGCCCTCCGCAGGCGTCTGTCTAGGCAACGAGCACCCCCACTCGCCTCCGACCCAGACTTCCTCAGGGACACCCTCCTACCTACTCCCACACCCCTGCGCCACGCCATTTCTGTGCGTCCGCCTACAGGTGGAGGATAGCAGGGCCCGCTTCCTCTGCCCCACGCACAGCACCAGGCCCAGAGCCGGCTCCAGGGCACGTGCCCTTGTACCCAACGGGTCAGGGCCCCAAGCTGCGACCACCTGAAGGCTTGTCCCTTCACCTTCCAGCCCAGGACCTGGGTGTGCCTTCCCAGAGGcactggggcgggggaggggagggagcggaGGTAGGCTGGCCTCATCTACCGGGGCTCCCCCCAGGGCGTCAGAGGAAgccaggtgggggcagaggctgcaGACGGAGCCCTCAGAACTGGAAGGGCGGCTGTCTGGCTAGAAACTCCAGCAGCACAGTACGGTCTGTTCACAGGGCaaaggggccagggtgggggcacTGAGGAAGGGCTTCTGCCAGGCCGCGGTCTCTCCGTCTGGGCACCTGCACCCTCCCcagaagcgtgtgtgtgtgtggctccGGGACATTCGGCCACCACGGAGCTGGCCTGGGGAGTGTGCGGAGACCTCAGCTCATACCCCTGAACCTGCACCTGCTCGGGCTCCTCTGACACCCACCCCCAGCATTGGCCCCAGGGCGGGCTGGTGCCTGACCCTCTTTGCCTGTGGGAGAAAACCTCCTGCTGTCAAATGGGGGCTCAGCACTTGGGAGGTGTCACTGCACCACGCCGGGCCCGCCACTCATCAGGCTCCGTCACAGAGAGGCTGGCAGGCCGGAGCGACAGGGCCCTGTCTGTTGTCACcagggacgggggcggggggagggctgAGTTAACCTCTGTGGCAGCCACGCTCGAGGAGGCTAAATTCCGGCTTTCTGTGGCCAGAGGAGCCCAGGTCCCCATCCCAACGGAGGCTTCTCGGCCCAGGGACGAGGTGCGGGCTGCGGTGGCTCCATCGGCAGAGAGGTGAGGGCTCTGCTCCGGCTGCTCTGTGTGCAGAGCCAGGCTGACCCGGAGCGCCAGGAGCCCCGCGCCGTGGGCATGGAGAGGCCACATGCTGGAACACTGCCAGAGTCAGTTTTATTAGGGCGAAGGGGCCCCGGGGGACCGAACGGCCGggacaccccctgcccctccctgcacccacTCCCGGGATGCGTCAGCCCCAACtgtagaaataaattttctgccagGTGGGCAAGTAATCCATGAGCGGCCCTGCAAGGAGAGAGAGTGCGGGGCTGAGAGCCAGACTCCAGCGTGCTCTGCTTTACCTCAGGCCCTTCTCGGCCACGACGGCCCCAGTAGGCAGCTCACAGCTCCGGCCAGGAGCCCGACTGCCTCTCCCGCCTGCCCGCTCCGAGGGAGGCAGCCTCGGCAGCGACCTTTGTCCCCCTTTGCAAAGACcctcaggctcagagaagtcacaCGGCTTGTCTCTGCTGACGTAAGAGCTCTGAACAGCCTGGTGGCTCTCAGCTCCGCCACAGAAGCCCCAGAGAAGCCAGGGGTGTACGGCTCCAGGATCCCGAGGCCGGGCCAAGGCTGACAGCCCAGTGTGGCCCAACACTCCTCCCAGAACAGGACACCTTCCTCCAGCCACCCCGGAGGATCTATGGGTCGGCCTGGCCGTGCCCAGGAGCTGTCACCCACCCAACCTGACCTCTGGGCTCCCTCTCCTGACTGTAAGAGTCAATGACaaggagataaagagaaaacGGACCCGGGGCCACTCCAAAGATCCGCGCTACTCAGTAATCATCGCGCCCCATCCCACACTTACTTGCGACCAGGCCCACGCCCGGGACACGGTCCgccagcagctgcagcaggaaGAGGATCCTTGCCCTGCAGAGAAGATGAGCGGGGAGCGCGCTGAGCGGGGGGGTCTGGGTGCCCGCAGACCCCAGTACAAGAGGACGAGAGCTCTGGGCCACAGGCCCGGGCCGCCCGCAGCTCAGCTTTGGGTGGGTGCTTACGACACCCCAGACGCTCCTCCCGCCGTGCTCTCCCTCGTcttgcccttccttctcctgagcCAGCATAGTCCTGGAGCGCCATGCATGGGGCAGTCCCAGCCCAGGGATGGTGAGGGCCCAGGGGGAAGGACAGCCCCACCCTGCCTTTGAGAAGTCCCCAGTAAGGCAGAAGAGCCGAGCCACGCTGAAACCTCACGAGCCAATGTTGAGTGgccaggtcccccccccccgggggggggacCCAGTCTGAGGGGGCACACTCAAAGGAAGCGGCCGGGGCCAAggccctattttttttaagacagtgtTTTCCCACAGGAGAACCTGGGGTGGGACGTTACTTAAAGAAATGATGATAAGCCCCGGTATTTGTTAAGTGACTCCGCCAGGTGCTCCTGTGTGTCTGAAGTCATTTAAGGCCTCCCACAACCCTGTCACGTCCCCACTGTACAgatgaggcacagacaggttcaataacttgctgaaggtcacatgACTGGAAGGCAGCCCAGCCCGAGACGACACTTGGTCTCCgacaggaaggaaaggggggCTCCCTGCACTGCCTGCACCCCAGAGCCACTCAACAGT is a window from the Ursus arctos isolate Adak ecotype North America unplaced genomic scaffold, UrsArc2.0 scaffold_23, whole genome shotgun sequence genome containing:
- the FREY1 gene encoding protein Frey 1; its protein translation is MVLTMLGALYPRAGLSLFLLYLVLAAALLRPSPYRPQRSVPEEFSAPLELSQPLSGLVDGSISAMPCPAPMMWGTGPRGGHPRPASGSFHPKQHRSGVILIRVPLPPTPSSSLDYGVRPKHPWPRGPRPLLSRAQQRKRDGPDMAEYYYDAHL